A stretch of Linepithema humile isolate Giens D197 chromosome 3, Lhum_UNIL_v1.0, whole genome shotgun sequence DNA encodes these proteins:
- the LOC105676573 gene encoding aminopeptidase N-like isoform X2: MALRHILLNVLIFIVIIILSAAKFTTNTTEINNAVLNGVHLTPLHYDVKIKFDVHRNTISGKCNIFIEINRPTENISMMISGIFNIVEIDLIDTDNNQTINIPKISFNNKSFDKTYIHLDFTHSTDVLLPGTYNLKMIYIRPVIDRDFFKSVYADKEEDKVSNKEIIEVITAEELFPYWNESVFYSNFKISIWHHENYTVLLNMRKGERVKNINNMLWTHFDESLLLTAETYVIITSTYFYNNTESGTFWYRKEIRCYAENVIIIAQKVINYLNQKNTRKITKIIYFLIKNFQHSNIRNVNRLKSWGFILLREEDIIYNETLNQNVRKTEVANLIACATLSLWYDDAILWSREGFITFLAAHILDQISATYRIMDLFVVQIYRDSLRFDTLPIDSLPIDSLAHTANISTVHSFRSSFNYIKSFIIWRMLYHITSDDVFWTGINTYINIQNTTYTNNLSTITLFWIAMESARNVTDNSNLNMKDVIDISMERLCPVVNVTQTTDFDFIHVTVLCANSSVYNKLFTDRKQYRHMTYTTKLVMNFDTSDNKSYFWLPIISNYTFDIINLIDWHGENWIIFNLQQAGYYRVNYDSENWANLGYYLSHISYTNIHVLNRAQIVDDAFYFLMQGQLGFTMFFKITRFLFNETDYVAWYPMIKAVEHMWCVWPIDDFSVTKKKIMAMFNKLLCNIGYDDIFYANDFITYLREEAVRWSCVFGDLDCKGNATFELNKYLQRSVQDMLLIRKDWIYCNGLMGASYSVWLNVYEKFNKTRHNTLLQYLVCSEDLIIIWNYLLRIRENIFRLKRNERAYIMLLIVARHAKNKIMLQDILEVLKDFEFSSKKEVDQIAILIVIITHERFSTTGRLSKITDFVKSRFNEAPQVQDAVKKKIQKRISEYAKQIRNYGRIRYS, from the exons ATGGCATTGCGACATAtcttattaaatgtattaatatttattgtgatAATTATACTATCTGCTGCAAAATTTACGACTAATACTACTGAAATTAATAACGCTGTTTTGAATGGCGTTCATTTAACACCATTGCATTAtgatgtcaaaataaaatttgacgtACACAGAAATACCATTTCCggcaaatgtaatattttcatcgAGATTAATCGTCCAACGGAAAATATTAGTATGATGATTTCAGGGATTTTTAATATAGTAGAAATTGATCTGATTGACACGGATAATAATCAGACAATCAACATCccgaaaatttcatttaacaataaatCGTTTGATAAAACGTACATTCATCTTGATTTTACTCATtcaacagatgttttattacctggtacatataatttaaaaatgatatatattcgTCCCGTGATAGATAGAGACTTTTTCAAATCTGTTTACGCAGACAAAGAAGAAGACAAAGT gtcAAACAAAGAAATCATTGAAGTAATAACAGCAGAAGAACTATTTCCATATTGGAACGAGTCGGTATTTTattcaaactttaaaatttctatttggCATCATGAAAACTACACAGTTTTATTGAATATgaggaaaggagagagagttaaaaatataaataacatgcTGTGGACTCACTTTGACGAATCGCTTTTATTGACCGCTGAAACATATGTTATAATCACATCCacttatttttacaacaataCTGAAAGTGGCACATTTTGGTATAGAAAAGAGATCAGATGTTATgcagaaaatgtaataatcatTGCGCAAAAAGTTATAAACTATTTGaaccaaaaaaatacaagaaaaataacaaaaataatttactttctaattaaaaactttcaaCACAGTAACATAAGAAATGTGAACAGATTAAAGTCATGGGGATTCATTTTATTAAG ggaagaagatattatttataatgagaCATTAAATCAAAATGTCCGCAAAACAGAAGTGGCAAACTTAATAGCATGTGCAACGCTATCTCTTTGGTACGACGATGCGATTCTGTGGTCAAGAGAAggatttattacatttcttgCAGCACATATTTTGGATCAg ATTAGCGCAACTTATCGCATAATGGACCTATTTGTCGTTCAAATATACAGAGACTCTTTACGTTTCGATACTCTTCCTATAGATTCTCTTCCTATAGATTCTCTTGCACATACCGCAAACATCTCTACAGTGCATTCATTTCGATCATcctttaattatatcaaat CATTCATTATATGGCGTATGTTATATCATATAACATCTGATGATGTGTTTTGGACTGGTATCAACACGTATATAAACATACA AAATACGACGTatactaataatttatctacCATCACACTATTTTGGATCGCTATGGAAAGTGCTCGAAATGTAACAGATAACTCTAACCTTAATATGAAGGATGTAATCGATATTTCAATGGAAAGACTTTGTCCTGTAGTGAACGTGACGCAAACGAcagattttgattttattcacGTAACAGTTTTATGTGCTAATTCAtctgtttataataaattatttactgaCAGGAAACAATATCGACATATGACATATACGACGAAATTAGTCATGAACTTTGATACATCAGAtaacaaaagttatttttggCTACCTATAATATCCAATTatacatttgatataattaatttaattgactgGCATGGCGAGAATTGGATCATATTCAATTTACAACAAGCtg GGTACTATCGTGTCAATTATGATTCAGAAAACTGGGCAAACCTTGGATATTATTTGTCTCATATAAGTTATACCAATATACATGTTCTCAATCGAGCCCAAATTGTCGATgacgcgttttattttttgatgcAAGGGCAACTCGGTTTTACCATGTTTTTTAAGATTACAAGATTTCTATttaatgaaacagattatgTAGCATGGTATCCTATGATTAAAGCTGTTGAGCACATGTGGTGTGTCTGGCCTATTGATGATTTTTCAGTTACAAAG aagaaaatcATGGCAATGTTCAATAAACTTCTGTGTAATATAGGATACGATGATATATTTTACGCaaatgattttattacatatctaAGAGAAGAAGCGGTAAGATGGTCATGTGTTTTTGGTGATTTAGACTGCAAAGGAAATGCCacttttgaattaaataaatatcttcaaAGATCTGTACAAGACAt GCTTTTGATACGGAAAGACTGGATATACTGTAATGGTTTAATGGGAGCAAGCTACAGTGTTTGGTTGaatgtatatgaaaaatttaacaaaacacGCCATAATACACTTTTACAATACTTAGTTTGCTCTGAagatcttattattatttggaattatttgttaagaataagggaaaatatttttcgattgaAACGCAATGAGCGTGCTTATATAATGCTCCTTATCGTCGCAAgacatgcaaaaaataaaataatgttgcagGATATACTCGAAGTTTTAAAAGACTTTGAATTCAGttcaaaaaa GGAAGTTGACCAAATTGccatattaattgttattataacgCATGAGCGTTTCTCTACTACAGGGCGATTGTCTAAG ATAACTGACTTCGTGAAAAGTAGATTTAATGAAGCGCCACAAGTTCAAGatgcagttaaaaaaaaaatacaaaaacgaATATCGGAATACGCTAAGCAAATCAGAAACTACGGCCGCATTCGCTATTCTTAA
- the LOC105676573 gene encoding aminopeptidase N-like isoform X6 — MDLFVVQIYRDSLRFDTLPIDSLPIDSLAHTANISTVHSFRSSFNYIKSFIIWRMLYHITSDDVFWTGINTYINIQNTTYTNNLSTITLFWIAMESARNVTDNSNLNMKDVIDISMERLCPVVNVTQTTDFDFIHVTVLCANSSVYNKLFTDRKQYRHMTYTTKLVMNFDTSDNKSYFWLPIISNYTFDIINLIDWHGENWIIFNLQQAGYYRVNYDSENWANLGYYLSHISYTNIHVLNRAQIVDDAFYFLMQGQLGFTMFFKITRFLFNETDYVAWYPMIKAVEHMWCVWPIDDFSVTKKKIMAMFNKLLCNIGYDDIFYANDFITYLREEAVRWSCVFGDLDCKGNATFELNKYLQRSVQDMLLIRKDWIYCNGLMGASYSVWLNVYEKFNKTRHNTLLQYLVCSEDLIIIWNYLLRIRENIFRLKRNERAYIMLLIVARHAKNKIMLQDILEVLKDFEFSSKKEVDQIAILIVIITHERFSTTGRLSKITDFVKSRFNEAPQVQDAVKKKIQKRISEYAKQIRNYGRIRYS; from the exons ATGGACCTATTTGTCGTTCAAATATACAGAGACTCTTTACGTTTCGATACTCTTCCTATAGATTCTCTTCCTATAGATTCTCTTGCACATACCGCAAACATCTCTACAGTGCATTCATTTCGATCATcctttaattatatcaaat CATTCATTATATGGCGTATGTTATATCATATAACATCTGATGATGTGTTTTGGACTGGTATCAACACGTATATAAACATACA AAATACGACGTatactaataatttatctacCATCACACTATTTTGGATCGCTATGGAAAGTGCTCGAAATGTAACAGATAACTCTAACCTTAATATGAAGGATGTAATCGATATTTCAATGGAAAGACTTTGTCCTGTAGTGAACGTGACGCAAACGAcagattttgattttattcacGTAACAGTTTTATGTGCTAATTCAtctgtttataataaattatttactgaCAGGAAACAATATCGACATATGACATATACGACGAAATTAGTCATGAACTTTGATACATCAGAtaacaaaagttatttttggCTACCTATAATATCCAATTatacatttgatataattaatttaattgactgGCATGGCGAGAATTGGATCATATTCAATTTACAACAAGCtg GGTACTATCGTGTCAATTATGATTCAGAAAACTGGGCAAACCTTGGATATTATTTGTCTCATATAAGTTATACCAATATACATGTTCTCAATCGAGCCCAAATTGTCGATgacgcgttttattttttgatgcAAGGGCAACTCGGTTTTACCATGTTTTTTAAGATTACAAGATTTCTATttaatgaaacagattatgTAGCATGGTATCCTATGATTAAAGCTGTTGAGCACATGTGGTGTGTCTGGCCTATTGATGATTTTTCAGTTACAAAG aagaaaatcATGGCAATGTTCAATAAACTTCTGTGTAATATAGGATACGATGATATATTTTACGCaaatgattttattacatatctaAGAGAAGAAGCGGTAAGATGGTCATGTGTTTTTGGTGATTTAGACTGCAAAGGAAATGCCacttttgaattaaataaatatcttcaaAGATCTGTACAAGACAt GCTTTTGATACGGAAAGACTGGATATACTGTAATGGTTTAATGGGAGCAAGCTACAGTGTTTGGTTGaatgtatatgaaaaatttaacaaaacacGCCATAATACACTTTTACAATACTTAGTTTGCTCTGAagatcttattattatttggaattatttgttaagaataagggaaaatatttttcgattgaAACGCAATGAGCGTGCTTATATAATGCTCCTTATCGTCGCAAgacatgcaaaaaataaaataatgttgcagGATATACTCGAAGTTTTAAAAGACTTTGAATTCAGttcaaaaaa GGAAGTTGACCAAATTGccatattaattgttattataacgCATGAGCGTTTCTCTACTACAGGGCGATTGTCTAAG ATAACTGACTTCGTGAAAAGTAGATTTAATGAAGCGCCACAAGTTCAAGatgcagttaaaaaaaaaatacaaaaacgaATATCGGAATACGCTAAGCAAATCAGAAACTACGGCCGCATTCGCTATTCTTAA
- the LOC105676573 gene encoding aminopeptidase Ey-like isoform X4: protein MIYIRPVIDRDFFKSVYADKEEDKVSNKEIIEVITAEELFPYWNESVFYSNFKISIWHHENYTVLLNMRKGERVKNINNMLWTHFDESLLLTAETYVIITSTYFYNNTESGTFWYRKEIRCYAENVIIIAQKVINYLNQKNTRKITKIIYFLIKNFQHSNIRNVNRLKSWGFILLREEDIIYNETLNQNVRKTEVANLIACATLSLWYDDAILWSREGFITFLAAHILDQISATYRIMDLFVVQIYRDSLRFDTLPIDSLPIDSLAHTANISTVHSFRSSFNYIKSFIIWRMLYHITSDDVFWTGINTYINIQNTTYTNNLSTITLFWIAMESARNVTDNSNLNMKDVIDISMERLCPVVNVTQTTDFDFIHVTVLCANSSVYNKLFTDRKQYRHMTYTTKLVMNFDTSDNKSYFWLPIISNYTFDIINLIDWHGENWIIFNLQQAGYYRVNYDSENWANLGYYLSHISYTNIHVLNRAQIVDDAFYFLMQGQLGFTMFFKITRFLFNETDYVAWYPMIKAVEHMWCVWPIDDFSVTKKKIMAMFNKLLCNIGYDDIFYANDFITYLREEAVRWSCVFGDLDCKGNATFELNKYLQRSVQDMLLIRKDWIYCNGLMGASYSVWLNVYEKFNKTRHNTLLQYLVCSEDLIIIWNYLLRIRENIFRLKRNERAYIMLLIVARHAKNKIMLQDILEVLKDFEFSSKKEVDQIAILIVIITHERFSTTGRLSKITDFVKSRFNEAPQVQDAVKKKIQKRISEYAKQIRNYGRIRYS from the exons atgatatatattcgTCCCGTGATAGATAGAGACTTTTTCAAATCTGTTTACGCAGACAAAGAAGAAGACAAAGT gtcAAACAAAGAAATCATTGAAGTAATAACAGCAGAAGAACTATTTCCATATTGGAACGAGTCGGTATTTTattcaaactttaaaatttctatttggCATCATGAAAACTACACAGTTTTATTGAATATgaggaaaggagagagagttaaaaatataaataacatgcTGTGGACTCACTTTGACGAATCGCTTTTATTGACCGCTGAAACATATGTTATAATCACATCCacttatttttacaacaataCTGAAAGTGGCACATTTTGGTATAGAAAAGAGATCAGATGTTATgcagaaaatgtaataatcatTGCGCAAAAAGTTATAAACTATTTGaaccaaaaaaatacaagaaaaataacaaaaataatttactttctaattaaaaactttcaaCACAGTAACATAAGAAATGTGAACAGATTAAAGTCATGGGGATTCATTTTATTAAG ggaagaagatattatttataatgagaCATTAAATCAAAATGTCCGCAAAACAGAAGTGGCAAACTTAATAGCATGTGCAACGCTATCTCTTTGGTACGACGATGCGATTCTGTGGTCAAGAGAAggatttattacatttcttgCAGCACATATTTTGGATCAg ATTAGCGCAACTTATCGCATAATGGACCTATTTGTCGTTCAAATATACAGAGACTCTTTACGTTTCGATACTCTTCCTATAGATTCTCTTCCTATAGATTCTCTTGCACATACCGCAAACATCTCTACAGTGCATTCATTTCGATCATcctttaattatatcaaat CATTCATTATATGGCGTATGTTATATCATATAACATCTGATGATGTGTTTTGGACTGGTATCAACACGTATATAAACATACA AAATACGACGTatactaataatttatctacCATCACACTATTTTGGATCGCTATGGAAAGTGCTCGAAATGTAACAGATAACTCTAACCTTAATATGAAGGATGTAATCGATATTTCAATGGAAAGACTTTGTCCTGTAGTGAACGTGACGCAAACGAcagattttgattttattcacGTAACAGTTTTATGTGCTAATTCAtctgtttataataaattatttactgaCAGGAAACAATATCGACATATGACATATACGACGAAATTAGTCATGAACTTTGATACATCAGAtaacaaaagttatttttggCTACCTATAATATCCAATTatacatttgatataattaatttaattgactgGCATGGCGAGAATTGGATCATATTCAATTTACAACAAGCtg GGTACTATCGTGTCAATTATGATTCAGAAAACTGGGCAAACCTTGGATATTATTTGTCTCATATAAGTTATACCAATATACATGTTCTCAATCGAGCCCAAATTGTCGATgacgcgttttattttttgatgcAAGGGCAACTCGGTTTTACCATGTTTTTTAAGATTACAAGATTTCTATttaatgaaacagattatgTAGCATGGTATCCTATGATTAAAGCTGTTGAGCACATGTGGTGTGTCTGGCCTATTGATGATTTTTCAGTTACAAAG aagaaaatcATGGCAATGTTCAATAAACTTCTGTGTAATATAGGATACGATGATATATTTTACGCaaatgattttattacatatctaAGAGAAGAAGCGGTAAGATGGTCATGTGTTTTTGGTGATTTAGACTGCAAAGGAAATGCCacttttgaattaaataaatatcttcaaAGATCTGTACAAGACAt GCTTTTGATACGGAAAGACTGGATATACTGTAATGGTTTAATGGGAGCAAGCTACAGTGTTTGGTTGaatgtatatgaaaaatttaacaaaacacGCCATAATACACTTTTACAATACTTAGTTTGCTCTGAagatcttattattatttggaattatttgttaagaataagggaaaatatttttcgattgaAACGCAATGAGCGTGCTTATATAATGCTCCTTATCGTCGCAAgacatgcaaaaaataaaataatgttgcagGATATACTCGAAGTTTTAAAAGACTTTGAATTCAGttcaaaaaa GGAAGTTGACCAAATTGccatattaattgttattataacgCATGAGCGTTTCTCTACTACAGGGCGATTGTCTAAG ATAACTGACTTCGTGAAAAGTAGATTTAATGAAGCGCCACAAGTTCAAGatgcagttaaaaaaaaaatacaaaaacgaATATCGGAATACGCTAAGCAAATCAGAAACTACGGCCGCATTCGCTATTCTTAA
- the LOC105676573 gene encoding aminopeptidase N-like isoform X3, with protein MLQMHVFIFNQEILADALKEISMALRHILLNVLIFIVIIILSAAKFTTNTTEINNAVLNGVHLTPLHYDVKIKFDVHRNTISGKCNIFIEINRPTENISMMISGIFNIVEIDLIDTDNNQTINIPKISFNNKSFDKTYIHLDFTHSTDVLLPGTYNLKMIYIRPVIDRDFFKSVYADKEEDKVSNKEIIEVITAEELFPYWNESVFYSNFKISIWHHENYTVLLNMRKGERVKNINNMLWTHFDESLLLTAETYVIITSTYFYNNTESGTFWYRKEIRCYAENVIIIAQKVINYLNQKNTRKITKIIYFLIKNFQHSNIRNVNRLKSWGFILLREEDIIYNETLNQNVRKTEVANLIACATLSLWYDDAILWSREGFITFLAAHILDQISATYRIMDLFVVQIYRDSLRFDTLPIDSLPIDSLAHTANISTVHSFRSSFNYIKSFIIWRMLYHITSDDVFWTGINTYINIQKQYRHMTYTTKLVMNFDTSDNKSYFWLPIISNYTFDIINLIDWHGENWIIFNLQQAGYYRVNYDSENWANLGYYLSHISYTNIHVLNRAQIVDDAFYFLMQGQLGFTMFFKITRFLFNETDYVAWYPMIKAVEHMWCVWPIDDFSVTKKKIMAMFNKLLCNIGYDDIFYANDFITYLREEAVRWSCVFGDLDCKGNATFELNKYLQRSVQDMLLIRKDWIYCNGLMGASYSVWLNVYEKFNKTRHNTLLQYLVCSEDLIIIWNYLLRIRENIFRLKRNERAYIMLLIVARHAKNKIMLQDILEVLKDFEFSSKKEVDQIAILIVIITHERFSTTGRLSKITDFVKSRFNEAPQVQDAVKKKIQKRISEYAKQIRNYGRIRYS; from the exons ATGTTGCAAATGcacgtgtttatttttaatcaagaaaTTCTTGCAGATGCTTTAAAGGAAATTAGTATGGCATTGCGACATAtcttattaaatgtattaatatttattgtgatAATTATACTATCTGCTGCAAAATTTACGACTAATACTACTGAAATTAATAACGCTGTTTTGAATGGCGTTCATTTAACACCATTGCATTAtgatgtcaaaataaaatttgacgtACACAGAAATACCATTTCCggcaaatgtaatattttcatcgAGATTAATCGTCCAACGGAAAATATTAGTATGATGATTTCAGGGATTTTTAATATAGTAGAAATTGATCTGATTGACACGGATAATAATCAGACAATCAACATCccgaaaatttcatttaacaataaatCGTTTGATAAAACGTACATTCATCTTGATTTTACTCATtcaacagatgttttattacctggtacatataatttaaaaatgatatatattcgTCCCGTGATAGATAGAGACTTTTTCAAATCTGTTTACGCAGACAAAGAAGAAGACAAAGT gtcAAACAAAGAAATCATTGAAGTAATAACAGCAGAAGAACTATTTCCATATTGGAACGAGTCGGTATTTTattcaaactttaaaatttctatttggCATCATGAAAACTACACAGTTTTATTGAATATgaggaaaggagagagagttaaaaatataaataacatgcTGTGGACTCACTTTGACGAATCGCTTTTATTGACCGCTGAAACATATGTTATAATCACATCCacttatttttacaacaataCTGAAAGTGGCACATTTTGGTATAGAAAAGAGATCAGATGTTATgcagaaaatgtaataatcatTGCGCAAAAAGTTATAAACTATTTGaaccaaaaaaatacaagaaaaataacaaaaataatttactttctaattaaaaactttcaaCACAGTAACATAAGAAATGTGAACAGATTAAAGTCATGGGGATTCATTTTATTAAG ggaagaagatattatttataatgagaCATTAAATCAAAATGTCCGCAAAACAGAAGTGGCAAACTTAATAGCATGTGCAACGCTATCTCTTTGGTACGACGATGCGATTCTGTGGTCAAGAGAAggatttattacatttcttgCAGCACATATTTTGGATCAg ATTAGCGCAACTTATCGCATAATGGACCTATTTGTCGTTCAAATATACAGAGACTCTTTACGTTTCGATACTCTTCCTATAGATTCTCTTCCTATAGATTCTCTTGCACATACCGCAAACATCTCTACAGTGCATTCATTTCGATCATcctttaattatatcaaat CATTCATTATATGGCGTATGTTATATCATATAACATCTGATGATGTGTTTTGGACTGGTATCAACACGTATATAAACATACA GAAACAATATCGACATATGACATATACGACGAAATTAGTCATGAACTTTGATACATCAGAtaacaaaagttatttttggCTACCTATAATATCCAATTatacatttgatataattaatttaattgactgGCATGGCGAGAATTGGATCATATTCAATTTACAACAAGCtg GGTACTATCGTGTCAATTATGATTCAGAAAACTGGGCAAACCTTGGATATTATTTGTCTCATATAAGTTATACCAATATACATGTTCTCAATCGAGCCCAAATTGTCGATgacgcgttttattttttgatgcAAGGGCAACTCGGTTTTACCATGTTTTTTAAGATTACAAGATTTCTATttaatgaaacagattatgTAGCATGGTATCCTATGATTAAAGCTGTTGAGCACATGTGGTGTGTCTGGCCTATTGATGATTTTTCAGTTACAAAG aagaaaatcATGGCAATGTTCAATAAACTTCTGTGTAATATAGGATACGATGATATATTTTACGCaaatgattttattacatatctaAGAGAAGAAGCGGTAAGATGGTCATGTGTTTTTGGTGATTTAGACTGCAAAGGAAATGCCacttttgaattaaataaatatcttcaaAGATCTGTACAAGACAt GCTTTTGATACGGAAAGACTGGATATACTGTAATGGTTTAATGGGAGCAAGCTACAGTGTTTGGTTGaatgtatatgaaaaatttaacaaaacacGCCATAATACACTTTTACAATACTTAGTTTGCTCTGAagatcttattattatttggaattatttgttaagaataagggaaaatatttttcgattgaAACGCAATGAGCGTGCTTATATAATGCTCCTTATCGTCGCAAgacatgcaaaaaataaaataatgttgcagGATATACTCGAAGTTTTAAAAGACTTTGAATTCAGttcaaaaaa GGAAGTTGACCAAATTGccatattaattgttattataacgCATGAGCGTTTCTCTACTACAGGGCGATTGTCTAAG ATAACTGACTTCGTGAAAAGTAGATTTAATGAAGCGCCACAAGTTCAAGatgcagttaaaaaaaaaatacaaaaacgaATATCGGAATACGCTAAGCAAATCAGAAACTACGGCCGCATTCGCTATTCTTAA